Proteins encoded by one window of Sediminicoccus rosea:
- a CDS encoding VOC family protein, translating to MKQTPYTAPAETRIGHVHLKVADIPRALAFWRDVLGLTVMLERPGAAFLSAGGYHHHIALNTWESEGGTPPPPHHTGLYHVAILYPDRAALAAALKRVLEAGVRLDGASDHGVSEALYLRDPDGNGVELYRDRPREEWPRDAAGEMTMFTRRLDVAALLAEA from the coding sequence ATGAAACAGACGCCCTACACCGCCCCCGCCGAGACGCGCATCGGCCATGTCCATCTCAAGGTGGCCGACATCCCGCGCGCCCTCGCCTTCTGGCGGGATGTGCTGGGCCTGACCGTGATGCTGGAGCGGCCCGGCGCCGCCTTCCTCTCGGCCGGCGGCTATCACCACCACATCGCGCTCAACACGTGGGAGAGCGAGGGCGGCACGCCGCCGCCGCCGCACCACACCGGCCTTTATCACGTCGCCATCCTTTACCCGGACCGCGCCGCGCTGGCGGCGGCGCTGAAGCGCGTTCTGGAGGCCGGGGTCAGGCTCGACGGCGCCTCCGACCACGGCGTGAGCGAGGCGCTCTACCTGCGCGACCCAGACGGCAATGGCGTGGAGCTCTACCGCGACCGCCCACGCGAGGAATGGCCGCGCGATGCGGCGGGCGAGATGACCATGTTCACCCGCCGCCTCGACGTCGCGGCCCTGCTGGCCGAGGCGTGA